One segment of Streptomyces sp. YIM 121038 DNA contains the following:
- a CDS encoding amidohydrolase: protein MLPIDLLVHGGDVLTVDASGTVVSDGAVAVRAGEIVAVGPAEHLRARYAPAEEIDARGCLVLPGLVNTHTHLAMTLLRGTADDVTLQGFLERVVPREAELLTPETVAVGLRAAIAESVRGGVTTALDMYWFHEAADEVAREAGWRLLTGPTFMDVPQPPDGRPYAERLAWAGAWLAARTAAPGTRPVLFAHSAYTLAPDQLAAITALARAHGALLHLHAAENAAEVALVGERYGMRPVELLDSLGVLGPDTLLAHAVELTDAEIAALARTGTSVAHCPASNLKLGCGIARVPDLLDAGVTVGLGTDGAVSSNTLDVLGAVRLAALVHKAGGDPTAVGAEQAVRMATIESARALGLGDRLGSLEPGKRADLIVVDLDRPHLAPRHDPYGTLAYAAAGADVRDTVVDGRVLMRDRALLTLDEPHVLRALNDAVAPTEPAYLS from the coding sequence ATGCTCCCCATAGACCTCCTCGTCCACGGCGGCGACGTCCTGACCGTCGACGCGTCCGGCACCGTGGTGAGCGACGGCGCCGTCGCCGTGCGCGCCGGTGAGATCGTGGCCGTCGGCCCCGCCGAGCACCTGCGCGCCCGGTACGCCCCGGCCGAGGAGATCGACGCGCGCGGCTGTCTCGTCCTTCCGGGGCTCGTCAACACGCACACCCACCTGGCGATGACGCTGCTGCGCGGCACCGCCGACGACGTCACCCTCCAGGGCTTCCTGGAGCGGGTCGTGCCGCGCGAGGCCGAGCTGCTCACGCCGGAGACCGTCGCGGTGGGCCTGCGCGCGGCGATCGCCGAGTCGGTGCGCGGCGGGGTGACCACCGCGCTCGACATGTACTGGTTCCACGAGGCCGCCGACGAGGTGGCGCGCGAGGCCGGGTGGCGGCTGCTCACCGGGCCGACGTTCATGGACGTGCCCCAGCCGCCGGACGGCCGCCCGTACGCGGAGCGGCTCGCCTGGGCGGGCGCCTGGCTGGCCGCCCGCACCGCCGCGCCGGGCACCAGGCCGGTGCTCTTCGCGCACTCCGCGTACACCCTGGCGCCCGACCAGCTCGCCGCGATCACCGCGCTCGCCCGCGCCCACGGCGCCCTGCTGCATCTGCACGCGGCCGAGAACGCGGCCGAGGTGGCCCTGGTCGGCGAGCGGTACGGCATGCGCCCGGTGGAGCTGCTCGACTCGCTCGGCGTGCTCGGCCCGGACACGCTCCTCGCGCACGCCGTCGAGCTGACCGACGCGGAGATCGCTGCGCTCGCCCGCACGGGTACGTCCGTCGCGCACTGCCCGGCGTCGAACCTGAAGCTGGGCTGCGGCATCGCCCGCGTACCCGACCTCCTCGACGCGGGCGTCACGGTCGGCCTCGGCACCGACGGCGCCGTGAGCTCCAACACGCTCGACGTGCTCGGCGCGGTCCGGCTCGCGGCGCTCGTCCACAAGGCGGGCGGCGACCCGACGGCGGTCGGTGCCGAGCAGGCCGTGCGGATGGCCACCATCGAGTCGGCGCGGGCCCTGGGCCTCGGCGACCGGCTCGGCTCCCTGGAGCCGGGCAAGCGCGCCGACCTGATCGTCGTCGACCTCGACCGGCCGCACCTGGCGCCGCGCCACGACCCCTACGGGACGCTCGCCTACGCCGCCGCGGGCGCCGACGTGCGCGACACCGTCGTCGACGGCCGCGTCCTGATGCGCGACCGCGCCCTGCTCACCCTCGACGAACCGCACGTGCTGCGCGCCCTCAACGACGCCGTGGCCCCGACCGAACCCGCGTACCTGTCATGA
- a CDS encoding sulfite oxidase-like oxidoreductase, whose amino-acid sequence MSSPPPAPTRGFTGRARAADRDPRLPPGQYDARDTWPVLSAEVTPRLTAADWTFRVGGLVASPRTWTWDEAHALPASEYRGDIHCVTSWSKFGVRFGGVSLDAFLAGAGGPLPAATHVVAYSHTGYTANLPLADVTGGRAWIAWEYDGAPLPPEHGGPARLVVPHLYFWKSAKWIAGLELLDHDEPGFWEKNGYHHRGDPWREERYAGD is encoded by the coding sequence ATGAGCTCCCCGCCCCCCGCCCCGACCCGCGGCTTCACCGGCCGCGCCCGCGCCGCCGACCGCGACCCGCGCCTGCCGCCGGGCCAGTACGACGCCCGCGACACCTGGCCGGTGCTGTCCGCCGAGGTCACGCCCCGGCTGACGGCCGCCGACTGGACGTTCCGCGTCGGCGGCCTGGTGGCGAGCCCGCGCACCTGGACCTGGGACGAGGCGCACGCGCTGCCCGCGTCCGAGTACCGGGGCGACATCCACTGCGTGACGAGCTGGTCCAAGTTCGGCGTGCGCTTCGGCGGCGTGAGCCTGGACGCGTTCCTCGCCGGGGCGGGCGGCCCGCTGCCCGCCGCCACGCACGTCGTCGCGTACTCCCACACCGGGTACACCGCGAACCTGCCGCTCGCCGACGTGACCGGCGGCCGGGCCTGGATCGCCTGGGAGTACGACGGGGCGCCGCTGCCGCCCGAGCACGGCGGGCCCGCCCGGCTCGTCGTGCCGCACCTGTACTTCTGGAAGAGCGCCAAGTGGATCGCGGGCCTTGAGCTCCTCGACCACGACGAGCCGGGCTTCTGGGAGAAGAACGGCTATCACCACCGGGGCGACCCGTGGCGTGAGGAGCGGTACGCCGGTGACTGA
- a CDS encoding ferredoxin reductase, producing MTDTSTGALVPPLAPPLVPPFVPPTAFAVPGRIAVSEQAAAHWQQALITEIRRETHAAATFRLKVPDWQGHLPGQHLMLRLTAADGYVAQRHYSLASAPDDSGEIELTLDHVPGGEVSGHLHTVAREGDTVEVRGPLSGFFAWPGDRPALLLGAGSGVVPLMSMIRHHRRAGLTVPLRLLVSARTRADLLYADEYGAETDVLLTRAEGRLTAGHLAPHLGAGRPEEGWEAYVCGSNGFAEHASRLLVEGGQPVDRIRIERFG from the coding sequence GTGACTGACACCTCCACGGGGGCGCTCGTCCCCCCGCTCGCCCCTCCGCTCGTCCCCCCTTTCGTCCCCCCGACCGCCTTCGCGGTGCCCGGGCGCATCGCCGTGAGCGAGCAGGCGGCGGCCCACTGGCAGCAGGCCCTCATCACGGAGATCCGCCGCGAGACGCACGCCGCCGCGACCTTCCGGCTCAAGGTGCCCGACTGGCAGGGGCACCTGCCGGGCCAGCACCTGATGCTGCGCCTGACCGCCGCGGACGGCTACGTCGCCCAGCGCCACTACTCGCTGGCCTCCGCGCCGGACGACAGCGGCGAGATCGAGCTGACCCTGGACCACGTGCCGGGCGGCGAGGTCTCGGGGCATCTGCACACCGTCGCGCGGGAGGGCGACACCGTGGAGGTGCGCGGCCCGCTGTCCGGCTTCTTCGCCTGGCCGGGCGACCGGCCCGCGCTGCTGCTCGGCGCGGGCTCCGGCGTGGTCCCGCTGATGTCGATGATCCGCCACCACCGGCGGGCGGGCCTGACGGTGCCGCTGCGCCTGCTCGTCTCGGCCCGCACCCGCGCGGACCTCCTCTACGCCGACGAGTACGGGGCCGAGACGGATGTGCTCCTCACCCGCGCCGAAGGGCGCCTCACCGCCGGGCACTTGGCGCCCCACCTCGGCGCCGGGCGGCCCGAGGAGGGCTGGGAGGCGTACGTCTGCGGCTCCAACGGCTTCGCCGAGCACGCCTCGCGGCTCCTGGTGGAGGGCGGCCAGCCCGTGGACCGGATCAGGATCGAACGCTTCGGCTGA
- a CDS encoding FadR/GntR family transcriptional regulator, translating to MAVTDEAIEKIKGMIVSGALRPGDRLPKESELAAELGLSRNSLREAVRALSLIRILDVRQGDGTYVTSLDPQLLLEALSFVVDFHRDDTVLEFLAVRRILEPAATAMAAARISEAELDALTEQLDALGAAPSVEELVACDLEFHRGIVQWSGNSVLCSLLDGLSGPTTRARVWRGLTQEDAVSRTLHEHRAILGALRDRDAEAARSWATVHIASVEQWLRSTL from the coding sequence ATGGCTGTCACGGACGAGGCCATCGAAAAGATCAAGGGCATGATCGTCTCGGGTGCGCTGCGCCCCGGCGACCGCCTCCCCAAGGAGAGCGAGCTGGCCGCCGAACTCGGCCTGTCCCGCAACTCCCTGCGCGAGGCGGTGCGCGCGCTCTCCCTGATCCGCATCCTCGACGTGCGGCAGGGCGACGGCACGTACGTCACCAGCCTCGATCCGCAGCTGCTGCTCGAAGCCCTGAGCTTCGTGGTCGACTTCCACCGCGACGACACGGTCCTGGAGTTCCTCGCCGTACGCCGCATCCTGGAGCCCGCCGCGACGGCGATGGCGGCCGCGCGGATCAGCGAGGCGGAACTGGACGCCCTGACGGAGCAGTTGGACGCCCTCGGCGCCGCGCCGTCCGTGGAGGAGCTGGTCGCCTGCGACCTGGAGTTCCACCGCGGCATCGTCCAGTGGTCGGGGAACTCCGTCCTGTGCTCGCTGCTCGACGGCCTGTCCGGGCCGACGACGCGGGCCCGCGTCTGGCGCGGCCTCACCCAGGAGGACGCGGTCAGCCGCACGCTGCACGAGCACCGGGCGATCCTCGGCGCCCTGCGCGACCGGGACGCGGAAGCCGCCAGGTCCTGGGCGACCGTGCACATCGCGAGCGTGGAGCAGTGGCTGCGCTCCACCCTCTGA
- a CDS encoding PAC2 family protein, with protein sequence MIELEGVPELIDPVMVAAFEGWNDAGDAASTAVAHLDKEWKGEVFAALDAEDYYDFQVNRPTVWLDGGVRKITWPTTRLSVVRVGGEKPRDLVLVRGIEPSMRWRSFCNELLGFAHELGVELVVIMGALLGDTPHTRPVPVSGVTSDPDLARSMDLEETKYEGPTGIVGILQEACTHAGVPAVSLWAAVPHYVSQPPNPKATLALLNRLEDLIDLRIPLGELTEDARAWQLGVDQLAAEDSEVAEYVQSLEEARDTAELPEASGEAIAREFERYLRRRDGGGPGQVGGVASEGEGAAYLRDAPSERTRPPKPQPRPETGPESGTGSPAKPSADDKAEDKGEAQDNAEAQGKGEGGPDGRAGDAAADDPTDRPGDKPTDKPVGATDAEPEDGPSAPGTTAPGMITPDTTARDTTTPEATAPDTTAPEATAPDPAEPDAEPGDSSED encoded by the coding sequence GTGATCGAGCTCGAGGGGGTACCCGAGCTGATCGACCCGGTCATGGTGGCCGCGTTCGAGGGCTGGAACGACGCCGGCGACGCCGCCTCCACCGCGGTCGCGCATCTCGACAAGGAGTGGAAGGGCGAGGTCTTCGCGGCACTGGACGCCGAGGACTACTACGACTTCCAGGTCAACCGCCCCACGGTGTGGCTGGACGGCGGCGTGCGCAAGATCACGTGGCCGACGACCCGGCTCTCGGTCGTCCGCGTCGGCGGCGAGAAGCCGCGCGACCTGGTCCTGGTGCGGGGCATCGAGCCGTCCATGCGCTGGCGTTCGTTCTGCAACGAACTCCTCGGCTTCGCCCACGAGCTGGGCGTCGAACTGGTGGTGATCATGGGCGCGCTGCTCGGTGACACCCCGCACACCCGGCCGGTCCCGGTCAGCGGCGTCACCTCCGACCCGGACCTGGCGCGCAGCATGGACCTGGAGGAGACGAAGTACGAGGGCCCGACGGGCATCGTCGGCATCCTCCAGGAGGCCTGCACGCACGCGGGCGTGCCCGCGGTCAGCCTGTGGGCGGCCGTGCCGCACTACGTCTCGCAGCCGCCGAACCCGAAGGCGACGCTCGCGCTGCTCAACCGCCTGGAGGACCTGATCGACCTCAGGATCCCCCTCGGCGAGCTGACGGAGGACGCGCGCGCCTGGCAGCTGGGCGTCGACCAGCTGGCGGCCGAGGACAGCGAGGTCGCCGAGTACGTGCAGTCCCTGGAGGAGGCGCGGGACACCGCGGAGCTGCCGGAGGCCTCCGGCGAGGCCATCGCCCGCGAGTTCGAGCGCTATCTGCGGCGGCGCGACGGGGGCGGCCCCGGCCAGGTCGGCGGCGTGGCGTCCGAGGGCGAGGGCGCGGCCTATCTGCGGGACGCCCCGAGCGAGCGCACCCGCCCGCCGAAGCCGCAGCCGCGCCCGGAGACGGGCCCGGAGTCCGGCACCGGCTCCCCGGCGAAGCCGTCGGCGGACGACAAGGCCGAGGACAAGGGCGAGGCCCAGGACAACGCCGAGGCTCAGGGCAAGGGCGAGGGCGGGCCCGACGGCAGAGCTGGTGACGCGGCGGCCGACGACCCGACCGACAGGCCCGGCGACAAGCCGACCGACAAGCCCGTCGGTGCCACGGACGCCGAGCCGGAGGACGGCCCGTCCGCTCCGGGCACGACCGCTCCGGGCATGATCACACCGGACACGACCGCTCGGGACACGACCACACCGGAAGCGACCGCTCCGGACACGACCGCTCCAGAAGCAACCGCACCGGACCCGGCGGAGCCGGACGCCGAGCCCGGAGATTCCTCCGAGGACTGA
- a CDS encoding S8 family peptidase: MTDQVRQGDDPGGSGPGPDGAGFTYRATEQELIVVARPEARLRAQEHGVRSATGADLSALNMFLSDEQLTLEPLFGSEDRLQAAAAGTVDDVPDLTLFYRVRGSEDRAPELRARIAALPGIDTAYVKPGAVPATLGSIGQQSGGSEPDEGRRRKEGAPVTPDFTGRQGYLRPAPEGVDAQWAWQRLGGGGDGVTVIDIEGAWQLSHEDLSARLAGVVIGTPIQDLSWRNHGTAVIGVMGGDRNSFGVTGIVPDAVTAAASFLPSGTAATIHAAADRLAPGDVILIELHRPGPRFDFEDRDDQRGYIAVEWWPDDYAAVRYATAKGIVVVGAAGNGAESLDDAQYERRPDEFPSWWRNPFNPSNPSSDAVLVGAGAPPPGTHGRDHGPDRSRLAFSNYGARVDAQGWGRETTTTGGFWNQPGDLQGGVDEIAWYTDTFSGTSSASPIVVGALVSLQGMLKAAGQQPMTSARARAVLRATGSPQQDAPGRPASQRIGNRPDIKAAVTKLLPSAVGSGRAERYWDELLPYPPELPPRLRLFVAGEWRNLNHPTPEIRQAVHSAFAGGSPDVRVWFSDDEVVGLVVTG; encoded by the coding sequence ATGACCGACCAGGTGCGGCAGGGCGACGATCCGGGAGGCAGTGGCCCTGGACCGGACGGAGCGGGATTCACCTATCGGGCGACCGAGCAGGAACTCATCGTCGTCGCACGGCCGGAGGCCCGGCTGCGCGCCCAGGAGCACGGTGTCCGCTCGGCGACAGGCGCCGACCTCTCGGCCCTGAACATGTTCCTCAGCGACGAACAACTCACCCTGGAGCCGCTGTTCGGCAGCGAGGACCGGCTCCAGGCGGCAGCGGCGGGCACCGTGGACGACGTGCCCGACCTGACCCTCTTCTACCGGGTGCGCGGCAGCGAGGACCGGGCCCCGGAGCTGCGCGCGCGGATCGCCGCGCTGCCCGGCATCGACACGGCGTACGTCAAGCCCGGCGCCGTCCCCGCCACCCTCGGCTCCATCGGGCAGCAGAGCGGCGGCAGCGAGCCCGACGAGGGCCGGCGCCGCAAGGAAGGCGCTCCGGTCACCCCCGACTTCACCGGCCGCCAGGGCTATCTGCGCCCGGCCCCCGAGGGCGTGGACGCGCAGTGGGCCTGGCAGCGGCTCGGCGGCGGCGGTGACGGCGTGACCGTCATCGACATCGAGGGCGCCTGGCAGCTCAGCCACGAGGACCTGTCCGCGCGGCTCGCGGGCGTGGTCATCGGCACCCCGATCCAGGACCTGTCGTGGCGCAACCACGGCACCGCCGTGATCGGCGTGATGGGCGGCGACCGCAACTCCTTCGGCGTCACCGGCATCGTGCCGGACGCCGTGACGGCGGCCGCGTCCTTCCTGCCCAGCGGCACGGCGGCGACCATCCACGCGGCCGCGGACCGGCTCGCGCCCGGTGACGTCATCCTCATCGAACTGCACCGGCCGGGACCGAGGTTCGACTTCGAGGACCGCGACGACCAGCGCGGCTACATCGCCGTCGAGTGGTGGCCCGACGACTACGCGGCGGTCCGCTACGCCACGGCCAAGGGCATCGTCGTCGTCGGGGCGGCGGGCAACGGCGCCGAGTCGCTCGACGACGCCCAGTACGAGCGCCGTCCGGACGAGTTCCCGTCCTGGTGGCGCAACCCGTTCAACCCGTCCAACCCGTCGTCCGACGCCGTCCTGGTCGGCGCGGGCGCGCCGCCGCCCGGTACGCACGGCCGCGACCACGGCCCGGACCGCTCGCGCCTGGCGTTCTCCAACTACGGGGCGCGCGTCGACGCGCAGGGCTGGGGCCGCGAGACCACGACCACCGGCGGCTTCTGGAACCAGCCGGGCGACCTCCAGGGCGGCGTGGACGAGATCGCCTGGTACACCGACACGTTCTCCGGCACGTCGTCGGCGTCCCCGATCGTGGTCGGCGCGCTCGTCTCGCTGCAGGGCATGCTCAAGGCGGCGGGCCAGCAGCCCATGACGTCCGCACGCGCGCGTGCGGTCCTTCGGGCGACGGGCTCGCCGCAGCAGGACGCGCCGGGCCGCCCGGCGTCGCAGCGGATCGGCAACCGCCCCGACATCAAGGCGGCGGTCACCAAGCTGCTGCCGTCGGCGGTGGGCTCGGGCCGCGCCGAGCGCTACTGGGACGAGCTGCTCCCCTATCCGCCGGAACTCCCGCCGCGCCTGCGGCTCTTCGTGGCCGGGGAGTGGCGCAACCTGAACCACCCGACGCCCGAGATCCGCCAGGCGGTGCACTCCGCCTTCGCGGGCGGGTCCCCCGACGTACGTGTCTGGTTCTCGGACGACGAGGTCGTCGGCCTGGTCGTCACGGGCTGA
- the mshC gene encoding cysteine--1-D-myo-inosityl 2-amino-2-deoxy-alpha-D-glucopyranoside ligase: protein MYAWPASEVPVLPGKGRDLRIHDTATGGLVTLEPGPVARLYVCGITPYDATHMGHAATYNAFDLVQRVWLDTKRQVHYVQNVTDVDDPLLERANRDGKDWVELAQAETALFREDMTALRLLPPQEYVGAVESIPGIVPLVERLRDQGAAYELEGDVYFSVEADPHFGEVSGLDAAAMRLLSAERGGDPDRPGKKNPLDPMLWMAAREGEPSWDGASLGRGRPGWHIECVAIALDHLGMGFDVQGGGSDLVFPHHEMGASHAQALTGEHPFAKVYVHAGMVALNGAKMSKSKGNLVFVSKLRRDGVDPAAIRLALLAHHYRADWEWTDQVLQDAVERLGRWRAAVSRPDGPSAEHLVEELREALANDLDAPAALAAVDRWAARQDAEGGTDEGAPGVVSRAVDALLGVAL from the coding sequence ATGTATGCCTGGCCCGCTTCTGAGGTCCCCGTCCTGCCTGGCAAGGGCCGCGACCTCCGGATCCACGACACCGCGACCGGTGGCCTCGTCACCCTCGAGCCCGGTCCCGTCGCCCGTCTCTACGTCTGCGGCATCACTCCGTACGACGCGACCCACATGGGTCACGCGGCGACCTACAACGCGTTCGACCTCGTGCAGCGCGTGTGGCTCGACACCAAGCGGCAGGTGCACTACGTACAGAACGTGACCGACGTGGACGACCCCCTCCTGGAGCGGGCGAACCGCGACGGCAAGGACTGGGTGGAGCTCGCGCAGGCCGAGACGGCGCTGTTCCGCGAGGACATGACCGCCTTGCGGCTGCTCCCGCCGCAGGAGTACGTCGGCGCCGTCGAGTCGATACCCGGGATCGTGCCCCTCGTGGAGCGGCTGCGGGACCAGGGCGCCGCGTACGAGCTCGAAGGGGACGTCTACTTCTCCGTAGAGGCCGATCCGCACTTCGGCGAGGTGTCGGGGCTCGACGCCGCCGCCATGCGGCTGCTCTCCGCCGAGCGCGGCGGCGACCCGGACCGGCCCGGCAAGAAGAACCCGCTCGACCCGATGCTGTGGATGGCGGCCCGCGAGGGCGAGCCCAGCTGGGACGGCGCCTCGCTCGGCCGTGGCAGGCCCGGCTGGCACATCGAGTGCGTGGCCATCGCCCTCGACCACCTGGGCATGGGCTTCGACGTGCAGGGCGGCGGCTCCGACCTCGTCTTCCCGCACCACGAGATGGGCGCGTCGCACGCCCAGGCCCTGACCGGGGAGCACCCCTTCGCCAAGGTGTACGTGCACGCGGGGATGGTCGCGCTCAACGGCGCCAAGATGTCCAAGTCCAAGGGCAACCTGGTGTTCGTGTCGAAGCTGCGGCGCGACGGGGTCGACCCCGCCGCCATCCGGCTCGCGCTCCTCGCCCACCACTACCGCGCCGACTGGGAGTGGACCGACCAGGTCCTCCAGGACGCCGTCGAGCGCCTCGGGCGCTGGCGCGCCGCCGTGTCCCGGCCGGACGGACCCTCCGCCGAGCACCTGGTGGAGGAGCTGCGCGAGGCCCTCGCCAACGACCTGGACGCGCCCGCGGCACTCGCCGCCGTGGACCGCTGGGCCGCCCGTCAGGACGCCGAGGGCGGCACGGACGAGGGGGCGCCCGGCGTGGTGTCGCGCGCCGTCGACGCCCTGCTCGGCGTGGCCCTGTAG
- a CDS encoding SCO1664 family protein has translation MPAPERIPAGSLTATELLTRGELTVRGQIRQASNAVLYCSVAHDGASVSCVYKPVAGERPLWDFPDGTLAEREVAAYEVSEALGWGLVPPTVLRDGPYGEGMVQLWIDSPDEAGEGAELLALVDGDEPGDGWKAVGFAEVGEGRTALLVHADDARLRRLAVLDAVINNADRKGGHLVVGAAERLYGIDHGVTFHVEDKLRTLLWGWAGEKLTDEAVAALAGLREALAAEGALASRLGELLTAAEVEAARARVDALLAAGRHPSPSGEWPAIPWPPV, from the coding sequence ATGCCCGCGCCAGAACGGATACCGGCGGGGAGCCTGACCGCCACGGAGCTGCTCACCCGCGGTGAGCTGACCGTGCGCGGGCAGATCCGGCAGGCGTCCAACGCGGTGCTGTACTGCTCGGTCGCCCACGACGGCGCCTCGGTGTCCTGCGTGTACAAGCCCGTCGCCGGGGAGCGGCCCCTGTGGGACTTCCCCGACGGCACGCTCGCCGAGCGCGAGGTCGCCGCGTACGAGGTGTCCGAGGCGCTGGGCTGGGGGCTCGTGCCGCCCACCGTGCTGCGGGACGGGCCCTACGGCGAGGGCATGGTCCAGCTGTGGATCGACTCGCCCGACGAGGCAGGCGAGGGCGCGGAGCTGCTCGCCCTCGTCGACGGGGACGAGCCCGGGGACGGCTGGAAGGCCGTGGGGTTCGCCGAGGTCGGGGAGGGGCGCACGGCGCTGCTCGTGCACGCGGACGACGCCCGGCTGCGGCGGCTCGCCGTGCTCGACGCGGTGATCAACAATGCGGACCGCAAGGGTGGGCACCTGGTCGTGGGGGCCGCGGAGCGGCTGTACGGCATCGATCACGGGGTCACGTTCCACGTGGAGGACAAGCTGCGGACGCTGCTGTGGGGGTGGGCGGGGGAGAAGCTCACGGACGAGGCCGTCGCCGCTCTGGCGGGCTTGCGGGAGGCCCTCGCCGCCGAGGGGGCGCTGGCCTCGCGGCTGGGGGAGCTGCTCACCGCGGCCGAGGTGGAGGCCGCCCGCGCGCGGGTGGACGCGCTGCTCGCCGCGGGGCGGCATCCGTCGCCCTCGGGGGAGTGGCCTGCCATTCCCTGGCCACCGGTGTAG
- a CDS encoding DUF3090 domain-containing protein produces MPRQVFLYDPPERFVAGTVGLPGRRTFFLQASAGVRVTSVALEKTQVAALAERMEELLDEVVRRSGGSAAVPAVAPTEVADSAPLDSPVEEEFRVGTMALAWDGEAERMIVEAQALVELDADSDEDLAEAEERLLQDEENGPPMLRVRLTGAQARAFTKRALDVVNAGRPPCPLCSLPLDPEGHVCPRQNGYRRGA; encoded by the coding sequence GTGCCCCGTCAGGTGTTCCTCTACGACCCGCCGGAACGCTTCGTTGCCGGAACGGTCGGCCTTCCCGGGCGGCGTACCTTCTTCCTCCAGGCGTCCGCCGGAGTGCGAGTGACCAGCGTCGCCCTGGAGAAGACCCAGGTGGCCGCCCTCGCCGAACGCATGGAAGAGCTCCTCGACGAGGTGGTACGGCGTAGCGGGGGAAGCGCGGCGGTGCCCGCCGTCGCGCCCACCGAGGTCGCCGACAGCGCCCCGCTGGACTCGCCCGTCGAGGAGGAGTTCCGGGTCGGCACGATGGCCCTGGCCTGGGACGGCGAGGCCGAACGGATGATCGTGGAGGCGCAGGCCCTCGTCGAGCTGGACGCGGACTCCGACGAGGACCTCGCGGAGGCCGAGGAAAGGCTCCTGCAGGACGAGGAGAACGGCCCGCCGATGCTGCGCGTCCGGCTCACCGGGGCGCAGGCCAGAGCCTTCACCAAGCGCGCCCTCGACGTGGTGAACGCCGGGCGTCCGCCGTGCCCGCTGTGCAGCCTGCCGCTCGACCCGGAAGGACACGTATGCCCGCGCCAGAACGGATACCGGCGGGGAGCCTGA
- a CDS encoding histidine phosphatase family protein, whose amino-acid sequence MPTLILVRHGRSTANTAGLLAGWTPGVALDERGARQAAALPGRLAELPLAEAVTSPLQRCRETLAPLAAARPDLTVHTDDRIGECHYGDWSGRKLAELSDEPLMEVVQQHPSAAAFPGGESLRAMQTRAAEAVREWNARVERDHGPDAVYLMCSHGDIIKSLVADAIGLHLDLFQRISVEPCSITAIRYTRLRPFLVRLGDTGDFGSLAPRAEPAGEEAQVGGDTGAP is encoded by the coding sequence ATGCCCACGCTGATCCTCGTTAGGCACGGCCGCTCCACGGCCAACACCGCAGGCCTGCTCGCCGGGTGGACCCCCGGTGTCGCCCTCGACGAGCGCGGCGCACGACAGGCCGCCGCGCTGCCCGGACGCCTCGCCGAGCTGCCGCTCGCCGAAGCCGTCACCAGCCCCCTCCAGCGCTGCCGGGAGACCCTCGCACCGCTCGCGGCCGCCCGCCCGGACCTCACCGTGCACACCGACGACCGCATCGGTGAGTGCCACTACGGCGACTGGTCCGGACGCAAGCTCGCCGAGCTGTCCGACGAGCCGCTGATGGAGGTCGTCCAGCAGCACCCGTCCGCCGCCGCCTTCCCCGGCGGTGAGTCCCTGCGCGCCATGCAGACCCGCGCCGCCGAGGCCGTACGCGAGTGGAACGCGCGCGTGGAGCGCGACCACGGCCCCGACGCCGTGTACCTCATGTGCTCCCACGGCGACATCATCAAGTCCCTCGTCGCCGACGCCATCGGACTGCATCTCGACCTCTTTCAGCGGATCTCCGTAGAACCGTGTTCCATCACGGCGATCCGTTACACACGGCTGCGCCCCTTCCTCGTCCGCCTCGGGGACACCGGGGACTTCGGGTCCCTCGCCCCGCGTGCCGAGCCGGCGGGCGAGGAGGCTCAGGTGGGGGGAGACACAGGCGCACCGTGA